In the Caenorhabditis elegans chromosome X genome, one interval contains:
- the F49E2.5 gene encoding Nucleolar protein 16 (Confirmed by transcript evidence), producing MRSPKSVRRPHIRQQLTNRRKNLGRVAKSQRNQFRQWLLTAVLPNSINDQRKEAFASLELTEQPQQVEKVKKSEKKKAQKQIAKDHEAEQKVNAKKAAEKEARRAEAEAKKRAAQEEEHKQWKAEQERIQKEQEKKEADLKKLQAEKKKEKAVKAEKAEKAEKTKKASTPAPVEEEIVVKKVANDRSAAPAPEPKTPTNTPAEPAEQVQEITGKKNKKNKKKSESEATAAPASVEQVVEQPKVVTEEPHQQAAPQEKKNKKNKRKSESENVPAASETPVEPVVETTPPASENQKKNKKDKKKSESEKVVEEPVQAEAPKSKKPTADDNMDFLDFVTAKEEPKDEPAETPAAPVEEVVENVVENVVEKSTTPPATENKKKNKKDKKKSESEKVTEQPVESAPAPPQVEQVVETTPPASENKKKNKKDKKKSESEKAVEEPVQAAPSSKKPTADDSMDFLDFVTAKPDRSEVAAPVEVAKVDESTAVTSENRKKNKKDKKKSESEKAVEEPVQAAPTSKKPTADDSMDFLDFVTAKEERVEEVAPVQEQVKEQKNESPESEPVAKLITVSNTEASAVNVMGFSDIVTPKADEVITQDPVSAKQEVLPEHVPSEIPEEPVAVSKKPTADSMDFLDFVTPKTEAESTSEAPAPVVSKPTESIEDLEIVTYEHVADVTGNTLSPSQHSTPSPNSVLLNGPQSKSSKRKHHHKKNKKRTDSEMSQEPSKEDLEFLEFLHSEPKKVEKPVAPVSKKPTADDNMDFLDFVTAKPEKTESVEEHIEAPMIVEPVHAENETAAAAGGKKKNKKNKNKKNSESESTPAAEPVKEVTPEIVEEVFEKKTITPSTAAAAAPAPGSKKNKKNKKNSESESAPAAEPVKEVTPEIVEEVFEKKTVTPSTEAAAAPASASKKNKKNKKGSGISESHDTAPAPTVEIPQTTEGGKGSPGSDKENSGSAVNGSAKKQMSVEELDYGVPGQTTDTTTDKKNKKKNKKGKNSNSISENAQVIAHLEQDHLDQMADDEVQAITGAAGSHSPPIQVHEVTSSEQHSNGVEKNTTIEITQAVDGTDMSQTQFQKNVEKLVQATLAKHDIVEIDPTVKLRIDAQLIKLSEKKAPAVVMEHVNYIKPLPMELHVSRPSTPSRDRVYKLLPKDIIFCAGLMDSHGENYAAMAADERNIFKDTSRALQRKIRIFKESPHYHTYLRAKEENRPIEEVIAEAQH from the exons ATGAGGTCTCCAAAATCAGTGAGACGTCCACACATCAGACAGCAACTGACGAACCGCAGAAAGAATCTGGGACGAGTGGCCAAGTCACAACGCAACCAATTCCGTCAATG GCTTCTTACTGCTGTACTTCCAAACTCTATCAACGATCAGCGTAAAGAAGCTTTTGCCTCTCTCGAGCTCACCGAGCAGCCACAGCAA GTTGAGAAGGTCAAGAagtccgagaaaaagaaggcCCAAAAGCAGATTGCTAAGGATCATGAAGCTGAACAAAAGGTGAACGCCAAGAAGGCCGCCGAGAAGGAAGCCCGACGTGCCGAAGCGGAAGCCAAAAAACGTGCTGCTCAAGAAGAGGAACACAAGCAATGGAAAGCCGAGCAAGAAAGAATTCAGAAGGAACAGGAAAAGAAAGAAGCTGATTTGAAGAAACTCCAAGccgaaaagaaaaaggaaaaggcTGTTAAAGCGGAGAAGGCCGAGAAAGCCGAGAAAACTAAAAAGGCCAGCACTCCAGCTCCAGTGGAAGAAGAAATTGTAGTCAAAAAGGTTGCCAACGACCGATCCGCAGCACCAGCCCCAGAACCAAAAACCCCAACAAACACTCCAGCAGAGCCAGCCGAACAGGTTCAAGAG ATCACcggaaaaaagaacaagaagaacaagaagaagagTGAGAGCGAAGCAACCGCGGCCCCAGCTTCTGTCGAGCAAGTTGTTGAGCAGCCAAAGGTTGTAACGGAAGAGCCACATCAGCAGGCTGCACCACaggaaaagaagaacaaaaagaaCAAGAGAAAGAGTGAAAGTGAGAATGTTCCAGCTGCCTCGGAAACTCCTGTTGAGCCAGTTGTTGAG ACCACCCCACCAGCTTCTGAAaaccaaaagaaaaataagaaagataAGAAGAAGAGTGAGAGTGAGAAAGTTGTTGAAGAACCTGTCCAGGCTGAGGCTCCAAAGTCGAAAAAGCCAACTGCCGATGACAACATGGACTTCTTGGACTTCGTGACTGCGAAGGAAGAACCCAAAGATGAACCTGCGGAGACTCCAGCTGCTCCAGTGGAGGAAGTTGTTGAGAACGTAGTTGAGAACGTAGTTGAGAAG AGCACTACCCCACCTGCTACTGAGAACAAGAAAAAGAATAAGAAGGACAAGAAGAAGAGTGAGAGCGAAAAGGTCACTGAGCAACCGGTGGAATCTGCTCCAGCTCCACCACAAGTTGAACAAGTTGTTGAG ACTACCCCACCGgcatctgaaaacaaaaagaaaaataagaaagacaAGAAGAAGAGTGAAAGCGAGAAGGCTGTTGAAGAGCCAGTTCAAGCTGCGCCCTCATCCAAAAAGCCTACTGCTGATGACAGCATGGACTTCTTGGACTTTGTTACTGCTAAACCTGACCGCTCCGAAGTGGCAGCTCCAGTTGAGGTTGCCAAGGTAGATGAATCTACCGCAGTCACCtcagaaaacaggaaaaagaACAAGAAGGACAAGAAAAAGAGTGAGAGTGAAAAAGCAGTTGAGGAGCCAGTTCAGGCTGCTCCAACATCCAAAAAACCAACTGCTGATGATAGCATGGACTTTTTGGATTTCGTAACTGCTAAGGAAGAACGTGTTGAAGAAGTGGCTCCAGTTCAAGAGCAAgtaaaagagcaaaag AATGAGTCACCGGAAAGTGAGCCAGTGGCCAAGCTgattactgtttcaaacaCAGAGGCATCAGCCGTTAATGTCATGGGATTCTCTGACATTGTTACTCCAAAAGCAGATGAAGTGATTACCCAAGATCCAGTATCCGCCAAACAAGAGGTTTTGCCCGAGCATGTTCCGTCGGAGATACCTGAAGAGCCAGTAGCTGTTTCCAAAAAGCCAACTGCTGATAGTATGGATTTCCTCGACTTTGTGACTCCAAAGACGGAAGCAGAGAGCACTTCAGAAGCTCCAGCTCCAGTTGTTTCAAAGCCAACAGAATCTATCGAAGATCTTGAAATTGTCACTTACGAACACGTAGCTGATGTAACAGGAAACACTCTCTCTCCATCTCAGCATTCTACTCCGAGCCCCAACTCTGTTCTGCTCAATGGTCCACAATCTAAGAGCTCGAAAAGAAAGCATCAtcacaagaaaaacaaaaagcgTACAGACAGTGAGATGTCCCAGGAGCCGAGCAAGGAAGACTTGGAGTTCCTTGAGTTCCTTCACTCTGAGCCAAAG aagGTCGAGAAACCAGTTGCTCCAGTATCCAAAAAGCCAACTGCTGATGATAATATGGACTTTTTGGATTTCGTCACTGCCAAACCAGAG aaaaccgaGTCCGTTGAAGAGCACATTGAAGCTCCAATGATTGTTGAACCAGTTCATGCTGAAAATGAG ACCGCTGCCGCTGCAGgtggaaagaagaagaacaagaaaaataagaataagaAGAATAGCGAAAGTGAATCCACCCCAGCTGCCGAGCCAGTCAAGGAAGTCACTCCAGAAATTGTTGAGGAAGTGtttgaaaagaaaaccatCACTCCAAGTACTGCAGCTGCCGCTGCTCCAGCACCAGGTTCAAAG aagaacaagaagaacaagaagaacAGCGAGAGTGAATCCGCCCCAGCTGCCGAGCCAGTCAAGGAAGTCACCCCAGAGATTGTTGAGgaagtgtttgaaaaaaaaaccgttacACCAAGCACTGAAGCTGCAGCTGCTCCAGCATCAGCTTCAAAG aagaacaagaagaacAAGAAAGGATCCGGAATCTCCGAGTCTCACGACACTGCCCCAGCTCCAACTGTTGAAATTCCACAGACAACCGAAGGAGGAAAGGGATCCCCAGGAAGTGATaaggaaaattctggaagtgCCGTCAATGGATCCGCCAAAAAGCAAATGTCTGTTGAGGAGCTCGACTACGGAGTTCCAGGCCAAACAACCGATACAACCACTGAcaagaagaacaagaagaagaataagaaggGAAAGAACTCTAACTCAATATCGGAAAATGCTCAGGTGATTGCTCACCTCGAGCAAGATCACCTGGATCAAATGGCTGACGATGAGGTACAGGCCATCACAGGAGCTGCTGGATCTCATTCCCCACCAATTCAAGTTCATGAAGTAACTAGCTCAGAACAACACTCCAACGGAG ttgagaAAAACACTACAATCGAAATCACTCAAGCTGTTGACGGAACCGATATGTCCCAGACTCAATTCCAGAAGAATGTTGAGAAACTCGTTCAGGCTACGCTTGCCAAGCATGACATTGTAGAAATTGACCCAACCGTG AAACTGCGCATCGATGCCCAACTCATCAAGCTGTCGGAGAAAAAGGCGCCTGCTGTTGTGATGGAACACGTCAACTACATCAAGCCATTGCCAATGGAACTTCACGTCTCTCGACCATCG actccaAGCCGCGACCGTGTCTACAAACTTCTGCCAAAGGATATTATTTTCTGTGCAGGACTCATGGACTCTCACGGTGAAAACTACGCT GCTATGGCTGCCGATGAACGTAACATCTTCAAGGACACCTCACGCGCACTTCAAAGAAAGATCCGCATTTTCAAg GAATCCCCACACTACCACACCTATCTCCGTGCAAAGGAGGAAAACCGTCCGATCGAGGAGGTCATTGCTGAGGCACAACACTAA
- the F49E2.5 gene encoding Nucleolar protein 16 (Confirmed by transcript evidence), translating to MRSPKSVRRPHIRQQLTNRRKNLGRVAKSQRNQFRQWLLTAVLPNSINDQRKEAFASLELTEQPQQVEKVKKSEKKKAQKQIAKDHEAEQKVNAKKAAEKEARRAEAEAKKRAAQEEEHKQWKAEQERIQKEQEKKEADLKKLQAEKKKEKAVKAEKAEKAEKTKKASTPAPVEEEIVVKKVANDRSAAPAPEPKTPTNTPAEPAEQVQEITGKKNKKNKKKSESEATAAPASVEQVVEQPKVVTEEPHQQAAPQEKKNKKNKRKSESENVPAASETPVEPVVEKVEKPVAPVSKKPTADDNMDFLDFVTAKPEKTESVEEHIEAPMIVEPVHAENEKNKKNKKNSESESAPAAEPVKEVTPEIVEEVFEKKTVTPSTEAAAAPASASKKNKKNKKGSGISESHDTAPAPTVEIPQTTEGGKGSPGSDKENSGSAVNGSAKKQMSVEELDYGVPGQTTDTTTDKKNKKKNKKGKNSNSISENAQVIAHLEQDHLDQMADDEVQAITGAAGSHSPPIQVHEVTSSEQHSNGVEKNTTIEITQAVDGTDMSQTQFQKNVEKLVQATLAKHDIVEIDPTVKLRIDAQLIKLSEKKAPAVVMEHVNYIKPLPMELHVSRPSTPSRDRVYKLLPKDIIFCAGLMDSHGENYAAMAADERNIFKDTSRALQRKIRIFKESPHYHTYLRAKEENRPIEEVIAEAQH from the exons ATGAGGTCTCCAAAATCAGTGAGACGTCCACACATCAGACAGCAACTGACGAACCGCAGAAAGAATCTGGGACGAGTGGCCAAGTCACAACGCAACCAATTCCGTCAATG GCTTCTTACTGCTGTACTTCCAAACTCTATCAACGATCAGCGTAAAGAAGCTTTTGCCTCTCTCGAGCTCACCGAGCAGCCACAGCAA GTTGAGAAGGTCAAGAagtccgagaaaaagaaggcCCAAAAGCAGATTGCTAAGGATCATGAAGCTGAACAAAAGGTGAACGCCAAGAAGGCCGCCGAGAAGGAAGCCCGACGTGCCGAAGCGGAAGCCAAAAAACGTGCTGCTCAAGAAGAGGAACACAAGCAATGGAAAGCCGAGCAAGAAAGAATTCAGAAGGAACAGGAAAAGAAAGAAGCTGATTTGAAGAAACTCCAAGccgaaaagaaaaaggaaaaggcTGTTAAAGCGGAGAAGGCCGAGAAAGCCGAGAAAACTAAAAAGGCCAGCACTCCAGCTCCAGTGGAAGAAGAAATTGTAGTCAAAAAGGTTGCCAACGACCGATCCGCAGCACCAGCCCCAGAACCAAAAACCCCAACAAACACTCCAGCAGAGCCAGCCGAACAGGTTCAAGAG ATCACcggaaaaaagaacaagaagaacaagaagaagagTGAGAGCGAAGCAACCGCGGCCCCAGCTTCTGTCGAGCAAGTTGTTGAGCAGCCAAAGGTTGTAACGGAAGAGCCACATCAGCAGGCTGCACCACaggaaaagaagaacaaaaagaaCAAGAGAAAGAGTGAAAGTGAGAATGTTCCAGCTGCCTCGGAAACTCCTGTTGAGCCAGTTGTTGAG aagGTCGAGAAACCAGTTGCTCCAGTATCCAAAAAGCCAACTGCTGATGATAATATGGACTTTTTGGATTTCGTCACTGCCAAACCAGAG aaaaccgaGTCCGTTGAAGAGCACATTGAAGCTCCAATGATTGTTGAACCAGTTCATGCTGAAAATGAG aagaacaagaagaacaagaagaacAGCGAGAGTGAATCCGCCCCAGCTGCCGAGCCAGTCAAGGAAGTCACCCCAGAGATTGTTGAGgaagtgtttgaaaaaaaaaccgttacACCAAGCACTGAAGCTGCAGCTGCTCCAGCATCAGCTTCAAAG aagaacaagaagaacAAGAAAGGATCCGGAATCTCCGAGTCTCACGACACTGCCCCAGCTCCAACTGTTGAAATTCCACAGACAACCGAAGGAGGAAAGGGATCCCCAGGAAGTGATaaggaaaattctggaagtgCCGTCAATGGATCCGCCAAAAAGCAAATGTCTGTTGAGGAGCTCGACTACGGAGTTCCAGGCCAAACAACCGATACAACCACTGAcaagaagaacaagaagaagaataagaaggGAAAGAACTCTAACTCAATATCGGAAAATGCTCAGGTGATTGCTCACCTCGAGCAAGATCACCTGGATCAAATGGCTGACGATGAGGTACAGGCCATCACAGGAGCTGCTGGATCTCATTCCCCACCAATTCAAGTTCATGAAGTAACTAGCTCAGAACAACACTCCAACGGAG ttgagaAAAACACTACAATCGAAATCACTCAAGCTGTTGACGGAACCGATATGTCCCAGACTCAATTCCAGAAGAATGTTGAGAAACTCGTTCAGGCTACGCTTGCCAAGCATGACATTGTAGAAATTGACCCAACCGTG AAACTGCGCATCGATGCCCAACTCATCAAGCTGTCGGAGAAAAAGGCGCCTGCTGTTGTGATGGAACACGTCAACTACATCAAGCCATTGCCAATGGAACTTCACGTCTCTCGACCATCG actccaAGCCGCGACCGTGTCTACAAACTTCTGCCAAAGGATATTATTTTCTGTGCAGGACTCATGGACTCTCACGGTGAAAACTACGCT GCTATGGCTGCCGATGAACGTAACATCTTCAAGGACACCTCACGCGCACTTCAAAGAAAGATCCGCATTTTCAAg GAATCCCCACACTACCACACCTATCTCCGTGCAAAGGAGGAAAACCGTCCGATCGAGGAGGTCATTGCTGAGGCACAACACTAA
- the F49E2.5 gene encoding Nucleolar protein 16 (Confirmed by transcript evidence) — protein sequence MRSPKSVRRPHIRQQLTNRRKNLGRVAKSQRNQFRQWLLTAVLPNSINDQRKEAFASLELTEQPQQVEKVKKSEKKKAQKQIAKDHEAEQKVNAKKAAEKEARRAEAEAKKRAAQEEEHKQWKAEQERIQKEQEKKEADLKKLQAEKKKEKAVKAEKAEKAEKTKKASTPAPVEEEIVVKKVANDRSAAPAPEPKTPTNTPAEPAEQVQEITGKKNKKNKKKSESEATAAPASVEQVVEQPKVVTEEPHQQAAPQEKKNKKNKRKSESENVPAASETPVEPVVETTPPASENQKKNKKDKKKSESEKVVEEPVQAEAPKSKKPTADDNMDFLDFVTAKEEPKDEPAETPAAPVEEVVENVVENVVEKNESPESEPVAKLITVSNTEASAVNVMGFSDIVTPKADEVITQDPVSAKQEVLPEHVPSEIPEEPVAVSKKPTADSMDFLDFVTPKTEAESTSEAPAPVVSKPTESIEDLEIVTYEHVADVTGNTLSPSQHSTPSPNSVLLNGPQSKSSKRKHHHKKNKKRTDSEMSQEPSKEDLEFLEFLHSEPKKVEKPVAPVSKKPTADDNMDFLDFVTAKPEKTESVEEHIEAPMIVEPVHAENETAAAAGGKKKNKKNKNKKNSESESTPAAEPVKEVTPEIVEEVFEKKTITPSTAAAAAPAPGSKKNKKNKKNSESESAPAAEPVKEVTPEIVEEVFEKKTVTPSTEAAAAPASASKKNKKNKKGSGISESHDTAPAPTVEIPQTTEGGKGSPGSDKENSGSAVNGSAKKQMSVEELDYGVPGQTTDTTTDKKNKKKNKKGKNSNSISENAQVIAHLEQDHLDQMADDEVQAITGAAGSHSPPIQVHEVTSSEQHSNGVEKNTTIEITQAVDGTDMSQTQFQKNVEKLVQATLAKHDIVEIDPTVKLRIDAQLIKLSEKKAPAVVMEHVNYIKPLPMELHVSRPSTPSRDRVYKLLPKDIIFCAGLMDSHGENYAAMAADERNIFKDTSRALQRKIRIFKESPHYHTYLRAKEENRPIEEVIAEAQH from the exons ATGAGGTCTCCAAAATCAGTGAGACGTCCACACATCAGACAGCAACTGACGAACCGCAGAAAGAATCTGGGACGAGTGGCCAAGTCACAACGCAACCAATTCCGTCAATG GCTTCTTACTGCTGTACTTCCAAACTCTATCAACGATCAGCGTAAAGAAGCTTTTGCCTCTCTCGAGCTCACCGAGCAGCCACAGCAA GTTGAGAAGGTCAAGAagtccgagaaaaagaaggcCCAAAAGCAGATTGCTAAGGATCATGAAGCTGAACAAAAGGTGAACGCCAAGAAGGCCGCCGAGAAGGAAGCCCGACGTGCCGAAGCGGAAGCCAAAAAACGTGCTGCTCAAGAAGAGGAACACAAGCAATGGAAAGCCGAGCAAGAAAGAATTCAGAAGGAACAGGAAAAGAAAGAAGCTGATTTGAAGAAACTCCAAGccgaaaagaaaaaggaaaaggcTGTTAAAGCGGAGAAGGCCGAGAAAGCCGAGAAAACTAAAAAGGCCAGCACTCCAGCTCCAGTGGAAGAAGAAATTGTAGTCAAAAAGGTTGCCAACGACCGATCCGCAGCACCAGCCCCAGAACCAAAAACCCCAACAAACACTCCAGCAGAGCCAGCCGAACAGGTTCAAGAG ATCACcggaaaaaagaacaagaagaacaagaagaagagTGAGAGCGAAGCAACCGCGGCCCCAGCTTCTGTCGAGCAAGTTGTTGAGCAGCCAAAGGTTGTAACGGAAGAGCCACATCAGCAGGCTGCACCACaggaaaagaagaacaaaaagaaCAAGAGAAAGAGTGAAAGTGAGAATGTTCCAGCTGCCTCGGAAACTCCTGTTGAGCCAGTTGTTGAG ACCACCCCACCAGCTTCTGAAaaccaaaagaaaaataagaaagataAGAAGAAGAGTGAGAGTGAGAAAGTTGTTGAAGAACCTGTCCAGGCTGAGGCTCCAAAGTCGAAAAAGCCAACTGCCGATGACAACATGGACTTCTTGGACTTCGTGACTGCGAAGGAAGAACCCAAAGATGAACCTGCGGAGACTCCAGCTGCTCCAGTGGAGGAAGTTGTTGAGAACGTAGTTGAGAACGTAGTTGAGAAG AATGAGTCACCGGAAAGTGAGCCAGTGGCCAAGCTgattactgtttcaaacaCAGAGGCATCAGCCGTTAATGTCATGGGATTCTCTGACATTGTTACTCCAAAAGCAGATGAAGTGATTACCCAAGATCCAGTATCCGCCAAACAAGAGGTTTTGCCCGAGCATGTTCCGTCGGAGATACCTGAAGAGCCAGTAGCTGTTTCCAAAAAGCCAACTGCTGATAGTATGGATTTCCTCGACTTTGTGACTCCAAAGACGGAAGCAGAGAGCACTTCAGAAGCTCCAGCTCCAGTTGTTTCAAAGCCAACAGAATCTATCGAAGATCTTGAAATTGTCACTTACGAACACGTAGCTGATGTAACAGGAAACACTCTCTCTCCATCTCAGCATTCTACTCCGAGCCCCAACTCTGTTCTGCTCAATGGTCCACAATCTAAGAGCTCGAAAAGAAAGCATCAtcacaagaaaaacaaaaagcgTACAGACAGTGAGATGTCCCAGGAGCCGAGCAAGGAAGACTTGGAGTTCCTTGAGTTCCTTCACTCTGAGCCAAAG aagGTCGAGAAACCAGTTGCTCCAGTATCCAAAAAGCCAACTGCTGATGATAATATGGACTTTTTGGATTTCGTCACTGCCAAACCAGAG aaaaccgaGTCCGTTGAAGAGCACATTGAAGCTCCAATGATTGTTGAACCAGTTCATGCTGAAAATGAG ACCGCTGCCGCTGCAGgtggaaagaagaagaacaagaaaaataagaataagaAGAATAGCGAAAGTGAATCCACCCCAGCTGCCGAGCCAGTCAAGGAAGTCACTCCAGAAATTGTTGAGGAAGTGtttgaaaagaaaaccatCACTCCAAGTACTGCAGCTGCCGCTGCTCCAGCACCAGGTTCAAAG aagaacaagaagaacaagaagaacAGCGAGAGTGAATCCGCCCCAGCTGCCGAGCCAGTCAAGGAAGTCACCCCAGAGATTGTTGAGgaagtgtttgaaaaaaaaaccgttacACCAAGCACTGAAGCTGCAGCTGCTCCAGCATCAGCTTCAAAG aagaacaagaagaacAAGAAAGGATCCGGAATCTCCGAGTCTCACGACACTGCCCCAGCTCCAACTGTTGAAATTCCACAGACAACCGAAGGAGGAAAGGGATCCCCAGGAAGTGATaaggaaaattctggaagtgCCGTCAATGGATCCGCCAAAAAGCAAATGTCTGTTGAGGAGCTCGACTACGGAGTTCCAGGCCAAACAACCGATACAACCACTGAcaagaagaacaagaagaagaataagaaggGAAAGAACTCTAACTCAATATCGGAAAATGCTCAGGTGATTGCTCACCTCGAGCAAGATCACCTGGATCAAATGGCTGACGATGAGGTACAGGCCATCACAGGAGCTGCTGGATCTCATTCCCCACCAATTCAAGTTCATGAAGTAACTAGCTCAGAACAACACTCCAACGGAG ttgagaAAAACACTACAATCGAAATCACTCAAGCTGTTGACGGAACCGATATGTCCCAGACTCAATTCCAGAAGAATGTTGAGAAACTCGTTCAGGCTACGCTTGCCAAGCATGACATTGTAGAAATTGACCCAACCGTG AAACTGCGCATCGATGCCCAACTCATCAAGCTGTCGGAGAAAAAGGCGCCTGCTGTTGTGATGGAACACGTCAACTACATCAAGCCATTGCCAATGGAACTTCACGTCTCTCGACCATCG actccaAGCCGCGACCGTGTCTACAAACTTCTGCCAAAGGATATTATTTTCTGTGCAGGACTCATGGACTCTCACGGTGAAAACTACGCT GCTATGGCTGCCGATGAACGTAACATCTTCAAGGACACCTCACGCGCACTTCAAAGAAAGATCCGCATTTTCAAg GAATCCCCACACTACCACACCTATCTCCGTGCAAAGGAGGAAAACCGTCCGATCGAGGAGGTCATTGCTGAGGCACAACACTAA